The sequence below is a genomic window from Octopus sinensis unplaced genomic scaffold, ASM634580v1 Contig18040, whole genome shotgun sequence.
TTTTATGTCATGAACAAAAATAAGAACCATATCCCACATTTCAGCAAGACGAACTAGGGAATTTCCTTTGGAAAGCCATCTCACTTCAGTGTGCATGAGGAGTCTCTGGTGGTCCTCATGTTCACATAAATGTTGAAATAGGCGGTCATGCAAAGCATTGGCTTTGACAAAATTCACTGTTGAAACAGCGACTTTCAATGCATGTTCCATGTCATCATTGAGAGATTTAGCACAAAGATGTTCTCGATGGATGATGCAATGAATTGCCAATATATGAGGGGCAACTTTTTTTAATTTAGCTACAAAGCCATTCTGTTTGCCGGTCATAGCGCTGGCACCGTCTGTTGCAATCTGCAACAGATTTGACAGAGGGATCCCATTATCGTACAGATAGTCGTAAACAGCCGCATATATAGTGTCGCTTCGTGTGTCAATCAACttttttataaataacatttcttcATGAATTGCCATTGCATCAATATATCGGACATAAGTAAGTAATAAGGCAGAATTGTTGATTGTTGTCTCATCAATTTGTAGTGAGAACTTagaaacttttaatttttccacaagctGTTTCTCGAGGTTTTCTGCCATTTCAATTTGCCTTCTCTTCACTGTGTCATTAGACAATGGGATTTTTTGTAGAATGTTGGCAGCCTGTTCTCCTAGCAGTTCTTTAGCACAGATCAACATTGCTGGCTTCACCAGACGTTCTGCAATTGTATGTGGCTTCCCCACCTTAGCAACCAGTTCACTCACTGCATAACTGACTTTTAGTGTCTTGTTATTATGCTCATTTGCTTTTTTTAAGCAGAATTCTAAAGTTTTTGGAGCATTCTTTTGGCGTAACTCCACTTTCTTCCTGAAATAGCTGCGCTCCTTTCCAACAGAAGCAGGATGCTTCAACTGTTGATGGGCGAACAATTTTGATTTCTTCATGGAAACATTT
It includes:
- the LOC115231281 gene encoding SCAN domain-containing protein 3-like, which codes for MVGVSLQDKDGYIEMSYIEIYNEEIFDLFSQCVSKLSLFRDITSKVRAVGLHSTKCEFIAHEEKRQLGIVHLKQFMDDAKQTVLDLIECAPKHELSRVPPVDPLENGLRECVRSDLEGLRLLEMDLEQFRGRMGDDDTKFTNELISHLVVSNYISESTEKLCSRAFHEYLNEKPDCIVHVKSTQGKRKTTRKYQTDFLLLGFIPSSADSKRPECVDCGLVMTNVSMKKSKLFAHQQLKHPASVGKERSYFRKKVELRQKNAPKTLEFCLKKANEHNNKTLKVSYAVSELVAKVGKPHTIAERLVKPAMLICAKELLGEQAANILQKIPLSNDTVKRRQIEMAENLEKQLVEKLKVSKFSLQIDETTINNSALLLTYVRYIDAMAIHEEMLFIKKLIDTRSDTIYAAVYDYLYDNGIPLSNLLQIATDGASAMTGKQNGFVAKLKKVAPHILAIHCIIHREHLCAKSLNDDMEHALKVAVSTVNFVKANALHDRLFQHLCEHEDHQRLLMHTEVRWLSKGNSLVRLAEMWDMVLIFVHDIKHKLVARSRKIKLRLCFQ